A window of Salvelinus sp. IW2-2015 unplaced genomic scaffold, ASM291031v2 Un_scaffold5759, whole genome shotgun sequence contains these coding sequences:
- the cebpg gene encoding LOW QUALITY PROTEIN: CCAAT/enhancer-binding protein gamma (The sequence of the model RefSeq protein was modified relative to this genomic sequence to represent the inferred CDS: inserted 3 bases in 3 codons) yields the protein MSERSQQKINTEQNRGTVSVIQGRASGATTSGPPGGSLQRVPQLVPVTPAGGGGGGGGKATPPPSKMKKTSGDKDSDEYRQRRERXNLALKKSRMRSKQKAQDTQQRVNELKEENERLEAKIKLLSKELSVLKDLFLXHAHNLADNVQAPGAEGASPAHNNNNNXHGACNNNNNSQ from the exons ATGAGCGAGCGGTCGCAGCAGAAGATAAACACGGAGCAGAACAGGGGGACTGTTAGTGTGATCCAGGGCCGGGCTAGCGGAGCAACAACATCAGGACCACCAGGAGGAAGCTTACAGCGGGTACCCCAGCTAGTCCCTGTGACCCCagccggaggaggaggaggaggaggaggcaaggCCACCCCACCACCCAGCAAGATGAAGAAGACGTCGGGGGACAAGGACAGTGACGAGTACCGTCAGCGGCGGGAAC ACAACCTGGCGTTGAAGAAGAGCAGGATGAGATCTAAGCAGAAGGCGCAGGACACGCAGCAACGTGTTAACGAGCTGAAAGAGGAGAACGAGAGGCTGGAAGCTAAGATCAAGCTGCTCAGCAAAGAGCTGTCTGTCCTCAAGGACCTCTTCC GACACGCCCACAACCTGGCCGACAACGTCCAAGCGCCTGGCGCGGAGGGGGCCAGCCCcgcccacaacaacaacaaca aacatggggcgtgtaacaacaataacaacagccAATGA